In Salisediminibacterium beveridgei, one DNA window encodes the following:
- a CDS encoding class C sortase, which produces MKKYGIILILFMTGLMIFLYPQVSRMINDYFFASSVSALYETFDKMPEHDRTQERELVDHYNRQLATNNTGFIDPFFTDTEDATSGESTAELNDNNAYADWDYNPETGADDDDSQREEWLDSHGLSSGMFASIEIPKLSLKMPIYLGASRPVLAKGVGQVEGSSFPGGGPNTHTVLAGHRGMATKEMFKNLDRLRTGDVFHIYTSDGKLSYRVYDTNVILPHETSALNIQRGKDLATLLTCHPYRSNEYRLLVHGERIE; this is translated from the coding sequence ATGAAAAAATACGGAATCATCCTGATTTTGTTTATGACGGGCCTGATGATATTTCTGTATCCGCAAGTCAGCAGAATGATTAACGATTATTTCTTTGCCTCCAGTGTCTCTGCTCTGTATGAAACATTTGATAAGATGCCCGAGCATGACCGTACGCAGGAAAGGGAGCTGGTCGATCATTATAACCGGCAGCTGGCAACGAATAACACGGGTTTTATAGATCCATTTTTTACGGATACAGAGGACGCAACTTCGGGTGAATCCACGGCCGAATTAAATGACAATAATGCGTATGCGGATTGGGATTATAATCCGGAAACTGGTGCGGATGATGATGACAGTCAAAGAGAGGAATGGTTAGATTCACATGGCTTGTCTTCCGGCATGTTTGCCTCCATTGAAATTCCTAAATTGAGTTTGAAAATGCCGATTTATTTAGGCGCAAGCAGACCGGTTTTGGCAAAAGGAGTCGGTCAGGTTGAAGGGTCATCATTCCCGGGTGGAGGTCCGAATACACATACGGTTCTGGCAGGACACCGGGGGATGGCAACGAAAGAAATGTTCAAAAATCTCGATCGGCTCCGGACGGGAGACGTCTTTCATATCTATACGTCGGATGGTAAATTATCCTACCGGGTTTACGATACAAATGTCATATTACCGCATGAGACTTCGGCATTGAATATTCAGAGAGGGAAGGATCTGGCAACGCTACTCACCTGCCATCCCTATCGTTCAAATGAATACAGACTCCTGGTTCATGGTGAGCGGATTGAATAG
- a CDS encoding class C sortase, producing the protein MKRKVILIVIFVAGFSIFLFPFISNWYFTNMHVTITSDYDEMISNMDTADLETERANAQAYNEQLYGMPSLLSDPFESDGTDGETGYYNLLNIGEVMGYVEIPKIDIKLPIYHGTSDDVLSQGVGHMSNTSLPVGGVGTHTVLTGHRGLPSTKMFRELDEMMEGDIFLINTLDEIMAYQVGEVKIVEPYETESLEISPDKDLATLITCDPYMLNTHRMLVIGERVPYDPYGPERAGFVPDDAGAGLNPYLIAAIVISVILATVYYLKRRKKALSALEEGGAP; encoded by the coding sequence ATGAAACGAAAAGTCATCTTGATTGTGATCTTCGTGGCGGGTTTCAGTATCTTTCTTTTTCCGTTTATCAGTAACTGGTATTTTACGAACATGCACGTGACGATCACCTCTGATTATGATGAAATGATCAGCAACATGGATACGGCTGACCTGGAGACCGAGCGTGCCAATGCACAGGCATATAACGAGCAGCTGTACGGTATGCCTTCCCTCCTGTCAGATCCGTTTGAATCCGATGGAACGGATGGAGAGACGGGCTATTACAATTTACTGAATATCGGCGAAGTGATGGGCTATGTGGAAATCCCGAAAATCGATATCAAGTTACCCATCTACCACGGAACCAGTGATGATGTCTTATCTCAAGGCGTGGGCCACATGTCCAACACTTCATTACCGGTGGGTGGTGTGGGTACACACACCGTCCTGACAGGGCACCGCGGTCTGCCGAGCACAAAAATGTTCAGGGAGCTTGACGAAATGATGGAGGGGGATATCTTCCTGATCAACACACTTGATGAAATCATGGCCTATCAGGTGGGAGAAGTTAAAATTGTGGAACCCTATGAGACAGAGAGCCTGGAAATCAGCCCGGACAAAGATCTGGCTACACTGATCACATGTGACCCGTATATGCTGAATACGCACCGGATGCTTGTGATCGGAGAGCGCGTTCCATATGACCCTTATGGTCCGGAACGGGCAGGGTTTGTCCCGGATGATGCAGGTGCGGGCCTGAATCCTTATCTGATCGCAGCGATCGTGATCTCCGTAATCCTTGCAACCGTGTACTATCTGAAGCGCCGGAAAAAGGCGCTCTCAGCGCTTGAAGAAGGAGGTGCACCATGA
- a CDS encoding SpaA isopeptide-forming pilin-related protein, whose amino-acid sequence MSMKKVLSIFLMVVLFFTLVLPAGFAAVAPDPDPGKMGSLTIHKLAQDPLNPGDRGDGSELTGEDRPPGEPLAGVVYEVTMTHKYNAETDSWDPVENGETRTETTGSDGIAFFADLKLGRYEVDEVDGPPNVNLNPDNFSIDIPMTNADGKSLNYHVHVYPKNEIIRGAVELTKTDGMEGFLPGVIFELFKVGDPDVSLGEFTTGEDGKFQTDGLLFGDYYFLEVGPPDGYVGTGETKHEFSITESGTVMNGSGKVEDVTVENFLKPDVEKLVEGQESLEINRLTPFTYSVKVYLPDDIKSYKSFVISDSLFSDLNYVEESANEPLGFTFSRIGNELTWTATDFSELEGDSFVTFTYDAYIRADGDPDYLGVPNTAFVDFENVHSVTGTVDDSALVKATAGGILIDKFVAGNSSEKLEGAVFELRDADGELISTKTTDGDGAAEWNDLPLGTYTLTEIEAPSEFRLLLQDITVELTEDGETVTVEIANTPTGFVIPETGGIGSTWFTIIGLLLMTAALVMYARRRRSVEA is encoded by the coding sequence ATGTCAATGAAAAAAGTATTGAGTATATTCCTTATGGTGGTTTTGTTCTTCACATTGGTCTTGCCAGCAGGTTTTGCTGCAGTTGCTCCTGATCCTGATCCTGGAAAAATGGGGAGCTTAACGATTCATAAACTGGCACAGGATCCACTTAATCCAGGAGATAGAGGCGATGGCAGTGAACTCACTGGAGAAGATCGCCCACCTGGCGAGCCTCTTGCAGGCGTTGTCTATGAAGTGACCATGACGCACAAATATAACGCCGAGACGGACTCATGGGATCCGGTTGAAAATGGTGAAACAAGAACGGAGACAACGGGATCGGACGGGATTGCATTCTTCGCCGATCTTAAATTAGGTCGCTATGAAGTGGATGAAGTGGATGGACCACCAAACGTGAACTTGAATCCGGACAACTTCTCTATCGATATTCCAATGACGAATGCCGATGGAAAAAGCTTGAATTACCATGTTCATGTGTACCCTAAAAACGAAATTATCCGGGGTGCCGTTGAACTGACGAAGACTGATGGTATGGAAGGGTTCCTTCCAGGCGTAATATTCGAGCTGTTTAAAGTCGGCGATCCAGATGTAAGTTTAGGAGAATTCACAACTGGTGAAGACGGTAAATTCCAGACCGATGGCTTACTCTTCGGAGATTATTACTTCCTGGAAGTTGGTCCGCCGGATGGCTATGTAGGAACCGGTGAAACCAAGCATGAATTCAGCATTACTGAATCCGGAACAGTAATGAACGGATCTGGTAAGGTTGAAGATGTTACGGTTGAGAACTTCCTGAAACCGGATGTTGAAAAATTAGTTGAAGGGCAAGAATCACTGGAAATTAACAGATTAACTCCGTTCACCTACAGTGTGAAGGTGTATCTGCCGGATGACATCAAATCCTACAAATCGTTTGTCATCTCCGACAGTCTATTCAGTGATTTGAACTATGTTGAAGAAAGTGCAAATGAACCGTTAGGGTTTACTTTCTCAAGAATTGGAAATGAACTGACGTGGACGGCAACTGATTTCAGTGAGCTTGAGGGCGACAGTTTTGTAACCTTCACTTACGATGCCTATATCAGAGCCGATGGCGATCCGGATTATTTAGGTGTTCCAAACACCGCATTCGTGGATTTTGAGAATGTGCACAGCGTGACTGGCACTGTTGATGACAGTGCACTAGTCAAGGCTACAGCAGGTGGCATACTCATTGACAAATTCGTAGCAGGTAACAGTTCTGAAAAACTTGAAGGAGCCGTTTTCGAACTGAGAGATGCAGATGGAGAATTAATCAGTACCAAGACAACGGACGGAGATGGCGCAGCGGAATGGAATGACCTGCCGCTTGGCACGTACACGTTGACTGAGATTGAGGCGCCATCAGAATTCAGATTACTTCTACAGGATATTACAGTAGAACTGACTGAAGACGGAGAAACTGTCACAGTTGAAATTGCCAACACACCAACAGGTTTCGTGATTCCTGAAACAGGCGGCATCGGTTCCACCTGGTTCACCATCATCGGCTTGCTGCTGATGACTGCAGCCCTGGTGATGTATGCCAGACGCCGCAGAAGTGTTGAAGCTTAA